In one Aphelocoma coerulescens isolate FSJ_1873_10779 chromosome 20, UR_Acoe_1.0, whole genome shotgun sequence genomic region, the following are encoded:
- the TPD52L2 gene encoding tumor protein D54 isoform X5 — protein sequence MESANQDINLNSPNKGLLADAMTDVPVDNAARGAAPEGLTLAEEEELRAELAKVEEEIGTLRQVLAAKERHCGELKRKLGLTPLDGLKQNLSKSWHDVQVSNAYVKTSEKLGEWNDKVTQSDLYLSASSTLEDWNEKLTQSEAYKKTQETLSQAGQKTSAALSNVGSVISRKLGDMRDFPIPLWLGVSEWAHSISHSLSGYSIRHSISMPAMRNSATFKSFEDRVGTIKTSIRANGLSDM from the exons ATGGAGAGCGCGAACCAGG ATATCAACCTTAACTCTCCCAACAAAGGTCTGCTGGCGGATGCCATGACAGATGTTCCCGTGGATAACGCGGCCCGGGGCGCTGCGCCCGAGGGATTGACTCTggccgaggaggaggagctgagaGCCGAGCTCGCCAAG GTTGAAGAAGAAATTGGTACTCTCAGGCAAGTTCTGGCTGCCAAAGAGAGGCACTGTGGAGAGCTGAAGAGGAAGCTGGGTCTGACTCCCTTGGATGGGCTGAAGCAAAACCTGTCCAAAAGCTGGCACGATGTCCAAGTTTCCAATGC TTATGTGAAAACATCTGAGAAACTTGGAGAGTGGAATGACAAAGTGACACAGTCTGACTT ATATCTTTcagccagcagcacactggAGGACTGGAATGAAAAATTAACTCAATCAGAAGC TTATAAGAAGACCCAGGAAACCCTTTCCCAGGCGGGACAGAAGACTTCAGCAGCCCTTTCCAATGTAGGTTCTGTTATCAGCAGGAAGCTCGGTGACATGAG GGACTTTCCTATTCCACTGTGGCTGGGAGTATCTGAGTG ggctcacTCCATCTCACATTCCCTTAG CGGCTACTCCATCCGCCACTCGATAAGTATGCCAGCCATGAG GAATTCTGCAACCTTCAAGTCCTTTGAAGATAGAGTTGGGACCATAAAG ACTAGTATTCGGGCAAATGGCCTCTCAGATATGTGA
- the TPD52L2 gene encoding tumor protein D54 isoform X2, whose protein sequence is MESANQGLLADAMTDVPVDNAARGAAPEGLTLAEEEELRAELAKVEEEIGTLRQVLAAKERHCGELKRKLGLTPLDGLKQNLSKSWHDVQVSNAYVKTSEKLGEWNDKVTQSDLYLSASSTLEDWNEKLTQSEAYKKTQETLSQAGQKTSAALSNVGSVISRKLGDMRDFPIPLWLGVSEWAHSISHSLSGYSIRHSISMPAMRNSATFKSFEDRVGTIKSRVVGSRENSTDGLHSPSGAGDKPPQDNAPF, encoded by the exons ATGGAGAGCGCGAACCAGG GTCTGCTGGCGGATGCCATGACAGATGTTCCCGTGGATAACGCGGCCCGGGGCGCTGCGCCCGAGGGATTGACTCTggccgaggaggaggagctgagaGCCGAGCTCGCCAAG GTTGAAGAAGAAATTGGTACTCTCAGGCAAGTTCTGGCTGCCAAAGAGAGGCACTGTGGAGAGCTGAAGAGGAAGCTGGGTCTGACTCCCTTGGATGGGCTGAAGCAAAACCTGTCCAAAAGCTGGCACGATGTCCAAGTTTCCAATGC TTATGTGAAAACATCTGAGAAACTTGGAGAGTGGAATGACAAAGTGACACAGTCTGACTT ATATCTTTcagccagcagcacactggAGGACTGGAATGAAAAATTAACTCAATCAGAAGC TTATAAGAAGACCCAGGAAACCCTTTCCCAGGCGGGACAGAAGACTTCAGCAGCCCTTTCCAATGTAGGTTCTGTTATCAGCAGGAAGCTCGGTGACATGAG GGACTTTCCTATTCCACTGTGGCTGGGAGTATCTGAGTG ggctcacTCCATCTCACATTCCCTTAG CGGCTACTCCATCCGCCACTCGATAAGTATGCCAGCCATGAG GAATTCTGCAACCTTCAAGTCCTTTGAAGATAGAGTTGGGACCATAAAG TCCCGAGTGGTGGGCAGCAGGGAAAACAGCACTGACGGCCTCCACTccccctctggagctggggacaAGCCTCCACAAGACAACGCTCCCTTCTAG
- the TPD52L2 gene encoding tumor protein D54 isoform X9, protein MESANQDINLNSPNKGLLADAMTDVPVDNAARGAAPEGLTLAEEEELRAELAKVEEEIGTLRQVLAAKERHCGELKRKLGLTPLDGLKQNLSKSWHDVQVSNAYVKTSEKLGEWNDKVTQSDLYLSASSTLEDWNEKLTQSEAYKKTQETLSQAGQKTSAALSNVGSVISRKLGDMRNSATFKSFEDRVGTIKSRVVGSRENSTDGLHSPSGAGDKPPQDNAPF, encoded by the exons ATGGAGAGCGCGAACCAGG ATATCAACCTTAACTCTCCCAACAAAGGTCTGCTGGCGGATGCCATGACAGATGTTCCCGTGGATAACGCGGCCCGGGGCGCTGCGCCCGAGGGATTGACTCTggccgaggaggaggagctgagaGCCGAGCTCGCCAAG GTTGAAGAAGAAATTGGTACTCTCAGGCAAGTTCTGGCTGCCAAAGAGAGGCACTGTGGAGAGCTGAAGAGGAAGCTGGGTCTGACTCCCTTGGATGGGCTGAAGCAAAACCTGTCCAAAAGCTGGCACGATGTCCAAGTTTCCAATGC TTATGTGAAAACATCTGAGAAACTTGGAGAGTGGAATGACAAAGTGACACAGTCTGACTT ATATCTTTcagccagcagcacactggAGGACTGGAATGAAAAATTAACTCAATCAGAAGC TTATAAGAAGACCCAGGAAACCCTTTCCCAGGCGGGACAGAAGACTTCAGCAGCCCTTTCCAATGTAGGTTCTGTTATCAGCAGGAAGCTCGGTGACATGAG GAATTCTGCAACCTTCAAGTCCTTTGAAGATAGAGTTGGGACCATAAAG TCCCGAGTGGTGGGCAGCAGGGAAAACAGCACTGACGGCCTCCACTccccctctggagctggggacaAGCCTCCACAAGACAACGCTCCCTTCTAG
- the TPD52L2 gene encoding tumor protein D54 isoform X4: MESANQDINLNSPNKGLLADAMTDVPVDNAARGAAPEGLTLAEEEELRAELAKVEEEIGTLRQVLAAKERHCGELKRKLGLTPLDGLKQNLSKSWHDVQVSNAYVKTSEKLGEWNDKVTQSDFYKKTQETLSQAGQKTSAALSNVGSVISRKLGDMRDFPIPLWLGVSEWAHSISHSLSGYSIRHSISMPAMRNSATFKSFEDRVGTIKSRVVGSRENSTDGLHSPSGAGDKPPQDNAPF; this comes from the exons ATGGAGAGCGCGAACCAGG ATATCAACCTTAACTCTCCCAACAAAGGTCTGCTGGCGGATGCCATGACAGATGTTCCCGTGGATAACGCGGCCCGGGGCGCTGCGCCCGAGGGATTGACTCTggccgaggaggaggagctgagaGCCGAGCTCGCCAAG GTTGAAGAAGAAATTGGTACTCTCAGGCAAGTTCTGGCTGCCAAAGAGAGGCACTGTGGAGAGCTGAAGAGGAAGCTGGGTCTGACTCCCTTGGATGGGCTGAAGCAAAACCTGTCCAAAAGCTGGCACGATGTCCAAGTTTCCAATGC TTATGTGAAAACATCTGAGAAACTTGGAGAGTGGAATGACAAAGTGACACAGTCTGACTT TTATAAGAAGACCCAGGAAACCCTTTCCCAGGCGGGACAGAAGACTTCAGCAGCCCTTTCCAATGTAGGTTCTGTTATCAGCAGGAAGCTCGGTGACATGAG GGACTTTCCTATTCCACTGTGGCTGGGAGTATCTGAGTG ggctcacTCCATCTCACATTCCCTTAG CGGCTACTCCATCCGCCACTCGATAAGTATGCCAGCCATGAG GAATTCTGCAACCTTCAAGTCCTTTGAAGATAGAGTTGGGACCATAAAG TCCCGAGTGGTGGGCAGCAGGGAAAACAGCACTGACGGCCTCCACTccccctctggagctggggacaAGCCTCCACAAGACAACGCTCCCTTCTAG
- the TPD52L2 gene encoding tumor protein D54 isoform X8: MESANQDINLNSPNKGLLADAMTDVPVDNAARGAAPEGLTLAEEEELRAELAKVEEEIGTLRQVLAAKERHCGELKRKLGLTPLDGLKQNLSKSWHDVQVSNAYVKTSEKLGEWNDKVTQSDFYKKTQETLSQAGQKTSAALSNVGSVISRKLGDMRAHSISHSLSGYSIRHSISMPAMRNSATFKSFEDRVGTIKSRVVGSRENSTDGLHSPSGAGDKPPQDNAPF, translated from the exons ATGGAGAGCGCGAACCAGG ATATCAACCTTAACTCTCCCAACAAAGGTCTGCTGGCGGATGCCATGACAGATGTTCCCGTGGATAACGCGGCCCGGGGCGCTGCGCCCGAGGGATTGACTCTggccgaggaggaggagctgagaGCCGAGCTCGCCAAG GTTGAAGAAGAAATTGGTACTCTCAGGCAAGTTCTGGCTGCCAAAGAGAGGCACTGTGGAGAGCTGAAGAGGAAGCTGGGTCTGACTCCCTTGGATGGGCTGAAGCAAAACCTGTCCAAAAGCTGGCACGATGTCCAAGTTTCCAATGC TTATGTGAAAACATCTGAGAAACTTGGAGAGTGGAATGACAAAGTGACACAGTCTGACTT TTATAAGAAGACCCAGGAAACCCTTTCCCAGGCGGGACAGAAGACTTCAGCAGCCCTTTCCAATGTAGGTTCTGTTATCAGCAGGAAGCTCGGTGACATGAG ggctcacTCCATCTCACATTCCCTTAG CGGCTACTCCATCCGCCACTCGATAAGTATGCCAGCCATGAG GAATTCTGCAACCTTCAAGTCCTTTGAAGATAGAGTTGGGACCATAAAG TCCCGAGTGGTGGGCAGCAGGGAAAACAGCACTGACGGCCTCCACTccccctctggagctggggacaAGCCTCCACAAGACAACGCTCCCTTCTAG
- the TPD52L2 gene encoding tumor protein D54 isoform X11, whose protein sequence is MESANQDINLNSPNKGLLADAMTDVPVDNAARGAAPEGLTLAEEEELRAELAKVEEEIGTLRQVLAAKERHCGELKRKLGLTPLDGLKQNLSKSWHDVQVSNAYVKTSEKLGEWNDKVTQSDFYKKTQETLSQAGQKTSAALSNVGSVISRKLGDMSGYSIRHSISMPAMRNSATFKSFEDRVGTIKSRVVGSRENSTDGLHSPSGAGDKPPQDNAPF, encoded by the exons ATGGAGAGCGCGAACCAGG ATATCAACCTTAACTCTCCCAACAAAGGTCTGCTGGCGGATGCCATGACAGATGTTCCCGTGGATAACGCGGCCCGGGGCGCTGCGCCCGAGGGATTGACTCTggccgaggaggaggagctgagaGCCGAGCTCGCCAAG GTTGAAGAAGAAATTGGTACTCTCAGGCAAGTTCTGGCTGCCAAAGAGAGGCACTGTGGAGAGCTGAAGAGGAAGCTGGGTCTGACTCCCTTGGATGGGCTGAAGCAAAACCTGTCCAAAAGCTGGCACGATGTCCAAGTTTCCAATGC TTATGTGAAAACATCTGAGAAACTTGGAGAGTGGAATGACAAAGTGACACAGTCTGACTT TTATAAGAAGACCCAGGAAACCCTTTCCCAGGCGGGACAGAAGACTTCAGCAGCCCTTTCCAATGTAGGTTCTGTTATCAGCAGGAAGCTCGGTGACATGAG CGGCTACTCCATCCGCCACTCGATAAGTATGCCAGCCATGAG GAATTCTGCAACCTTCAAGTCCTTTGAAGATAGAGTTGGGACCATAAAG TCCCGAGTGGTGGGCAGCAGGGAAAACAGCACTGACGGCCTCCACTccccctctggagctggggacaAGCCTCCACAAGACAACGCTCCCTTCTAG
- the TPD52L2 gene encoding tumor protein D54 isoform X1 — MESANQDINLNSPNKGLLADAMTDVPVDNAARGAAPEGLTLAEEEELRAELAKVEEEIGTLRQVLAAKERHCGELKRKLGLTPLDGLKQNLSKSWHDVQVSNAYVKTSEKLGEWNDKVTQSDLYLSASSTLEDWNEKLTQSEAYKKTQETLSQAGQKTSAALSNVGSVISRKLGDMRDFPIPLWLGVSEWAHSISHSLSGYSIRHSISMPAMRNSATFKSFEDRVGTIKSRVVGSRENSTDGLHSPSGAGDKPPQDNAPF, encoded by the exons ATGGAGAGCGCGAACCAGG ATATCAACCTTAACTCTCCCAACAAAGGTCTGCTGGCGGATGCCATGACAGATGTTCCCGTGGATAACGCGGCCCGGGGCGCTGCGCCCGAGGGATTGACTCTggccgaggaggaggagctgagaGCCGAGCTCGCCAAG GTTGAAGAAGAAATTGGTACTCTCAGGCAAGTTCTGGCTGCCAAAGAGAGGCACTGTGGAGAGCTGAAGAGGAAGCTGGGTCTGACTCCCTTGGATGGGCTGAAGCAAAACCTGTCCAAAAGCTGGCACGATGTCCAAGTTTCCAATGC TTATGTGAAAACATCTGAGAAACTTGGAGAGTGGAATGACAAAGTGACACAGTCTGACTT ATATCTTTcagccagcagcacactggAGGACTGGAATGAAAAATTAACTCAATCAGAAGC TTATAAGAAGACCCAGGAAACCCTTTCCCAGGCGGGACAGAAGACTTCAGCAGCCCTTTCCAATGTAGGTTCTGTTATCAGCAGGAAGCTCGGTGACATGAG GGACTTTCCTATTCCACTGTGGCTGGGAGTATCTGAGTG ggctcacTCCATCTCACATTCCCTTAG CGGCTACTCCATCCGCCACTCGATAAGTATGCCAGCCATGAG GAATTCTGCAACCTTCAAGTCCTTTGAAGATAGAGTTGGGACCATAAAG TCCCGAGTGGTGGGCAGCAGGGAAAACAGCACTGACGGCCTCCACTccccctctggagctggggacaAGCCTCCACAAGACAACGCTCCCTTCTAG
- the TPD52L2 gene encoding tumor protein D54 isoform X3: MESANQDINLNSPNKGLLADAMTDVPVDNAARGAAPEGLTLAEEEELRAELAKVEEEIGTLRQVLAAKERHCGELKRKLGLTPLDGLKQNLSKSWHDVQVSNAYVKTSEKLGEWNDKVTQSDLYLSASSTLEDWNEKLTQSEAYKKTQETLSQAGQKTSAALSNVGSVISRKLGDMRAHSISHSLSGYSIRHSISMPAMRNSATFKSFEDRVGTIKSRVVGSRENSTDGLHSPSGAGDKPPQDNAPF, from the exons ATGGAGAGCGCGAACCAGG ATATCAACCTTAACTCTCCCAACAAAGGTCTGCTGGCGGATGCCATGACAGATGTTCCCGTGGATAACGCGGCCCGGGGCGCTGCGCCCGAGGGATTGACTCTggccgaggaggaggagctgagaGCCGAGCTCGCCAAG GTTGAAGAAGAAATTGGTACTCTCAGGCAAGTTCTGGCTGCCAAAGAGAGGCACTGTGGAGAGCTGAAGAGGAAGCTGGGTCTGACTCCCTTGGATGGGCTGAAGCAAAACCTGTCCAAAAGCTGGCACGATGTCCAAGTTTCCAATGC TTATGTGAAAACATCTGAGAAACTTGGAGAGTGGAATGACAAAGTGACACAGTCTGACTT ATATCTTTcagccagcagcacactggAGGACTGGAATGAAAAATTAACTCAATCAGAAGC TTATAAGAAGACCCAGGAAACCCTTTCCCAGGCGGGACAGAAGACTTCAGCAGCCCTTTCCAATGTAGGTTCTGTTATCAGCAGGAAGCTCGGTGACATGAG ggctcacTCCATCTCACATTCCCTTAG CGGCTACTCCATCCGCCACTCGATAAGTATGCCAGCCATGAG GAATTCTGCAACCTTCAAGTCCTTTGAAGATAGAGTTGGGACCATAAAG TCCCGAGTGGTGGGCAGCAGGGAAAACAGCACTGACGGCCTCCACTccccctctggagctggggacaAGCCTCCACAAGACAACGCTCCCTTCTAG
- the TPD52L2 gene encoding tumor protein D54 isoform X7: MESANQDINLNSPNKGLLADAMTDVPVDNAARGAAPEGLTLAEEEELRAELAKVEEEIGTLRQVLAAKERHCGELKRKLGLTPLDGLKQNLSKSWHDVQVSNAYVKTSEKLGEWNDKVTQSDLYLSASSTLEDWNEKLTQSEAYKKTQETLSQAGQKTSAALSNVGSVISRKLGDMSGYSIRHSISMPAMRNSATFKSFEDRVGTIKSRVVGSRENSTDGLHSPSGAGDKPPQDNAPF; this comes from the exons ATGGAGAGCGCGAACCAGG ATATCAACCTTAACTCTCCCAACAAAGGTCTGCTGGCGGATGCCATGACAGATGTTCCCGTGGATAACGCGGCCCGGGGCGCTGCGCCCGAGGGATTGACTCTggccgaggaggaggagctgagaGCCGAGCTCGCCAAG GTTGAAGAAGAAATTGGTACTCTCAGGCAAGTTCTGGCTGCCAAAGAGAGGCACTGTGGAGAGCTGAAGAGGAAGCTGGGTCTGACTCCCTTGGATGGGCTGAAGCAAAACCTGTCCAAAAGCTGGCACGATGTCCAAGTTTCCAATGC TTATGTGAAAACATCTGAGAAACTTGGAGAGTGGAATGACAAAGTGACACAGTCTGACTT ATATCTTTcagccagcagcacactggAGGACTGGAATGAAAAATTAACTCAATCAGAAGC TTATAAGAAGACCCAGGAAACCCTTTCCCAGGCGGGACAGAAGACTTCAGCAGCCCTTTCCAATGTAGGTTCTGTTATCAGCAGGAAGCTCGGTGACATGAG CGGCTACTCCATCCGCCACTCGATAAGTATGCCAGCCATGAG GAATTCTGCAACCTTCAAGTCCTTTGAAGATAGAGTTGGGACCATAAAG TCCCGAGTGGTGGGCAGCAGGGAAAACAGCACTGACGGCCTCCACTccccctctggagctggggacaAGCCTCCACAAGACAACGCTCCCTTCTAG
- the TPD52L2 gene encoding tumor protein D54 isoform X10, with product MESANQDINLNSPNKGLLADAMTDVPVDNAARGAAPEGLTLAEEEELRAELAKVEEEIGTLRQVLAAKERHCGELKRKLGLTPLDGLKQNLSKSWHDVQVSNAYKKTQETLSQAGQKTSAALSNVGSVISRKLGDMRDFPIPLWLGVSEWAHSISHSLSGYSIRHSISMPAMRNSATFKSFEDRVGTIKSRVVGSRENSTDGLHSPSGAGDKPPQDNAPF from the exons ATGGAGAGCGCGAACCAGG ATATCAACCTTAACTCTCCCAACAAAGGTCTGCTGGCGGATGCCATGACAGATGTTCCCGTGGATAACGCGGCCCGGGGCGCTGCGCCCGAGGGATTGACTCTggccgaggaggaggagctgagaGCCGAGCTCGCCAAG GTTGAAGAAGAAATTGGTACTCTCAGGCAAGTTCTGGCTGCCAAAGAGAGGCACTGTGGAGAGCTGAAGAGGAAGCTGGGTCTGACTCCCTTGGATGGGCTGAAGCAAAACCTGTCCAAAAGCTGGCACGATGTCCAAGTTTCCAATGC TTATAAGAAGACCCAGGAAACCCTTTCCCAGGCGGGACAGAAGACTTCAGCAGCCCTTTCCAATGTAGGTTCTGTTATCAGCAGGAAGCTCGGTGACATGAG GGACTTTCCTATTCCACTGTGGCTGGGAGTATCTGAGTG ggctcacTCCATCTCACATTCCCTTAG CGGCTACTCCATCCGCCACTCGATAAGTATGCCAGCCATGAG GAATTCTGCAACCTTCAAGTCCTTTGAAGATAGAGTTGGGACCATAAAG TCCCGAGTGGTGGGCAGCAGGGAAAACAGCACTGACGGCCTCCACTccccctctggagctggggacaAGCCTCCACAAGACAACGCTCCCTTCTAG
- the TPD52L2 gene encoding tumor protein D54 isoform X13, producing the protein MESANQDINLNSPNKGLLADAMTDVPVDNAARGAAPEGLTLAEEEELRAELAKVEEEIGTLRQVLAAKERHCGELKRKLGLTPLDGLKQNLSKSWHDVQVSNAYVKTSEKLGEWNDKVTQSDFYKKTQETLSQAGQKTSAALSNVGSVISRKLGDMRNSATFKSFEDRVGTIKSRVVGSRENSTDGLHSPSGAGDKPPQDNAPF; encoded by the exons ATGGAGAGCGCGAACCAGG ATATCAACCTTAACTCTCCCAACAAAGGTCTGCTGGCGGATGCCATGACAGATGTTCCCGTGGATAACGCGGCCCGGGGCGCTGCGCCCGAGGGATTGACTCTggccgaggaggaggagctgagaGCCGAGCTCGCCAAG GTTGAAGAAGAAATTGGTACTCTCAGGCAAGTTCTGGCTGCCAAAGAGAGGCACTGTGGAGAGCTGAAGAGGAAGCTGGGTCTGACTCCCTTGGATGGGCTGAAGCAAAACCTGTCCAAAAGCTGGCACGATGTCCAAGTTTCCAATGC TTATGTGAAAACATCTGAGAAACTTGGAGAGTGGAATGACAAAGTGACACAGTCTGACTT TTATAAGAAGACCCAGGAAACCCTTTCCCAGGCGGGACAGAAGACTTCAGCAGCCCTTTCCAATGTAGGTTCTGTTATCAGCAGGAAGCTCGGTGACATGAG GAATTCTGCAACCTTCAAGTCCTTTGAAGATAGAGTTGGGACCATAAAG TCCCGAGTGGTGGGCAGCAGGGAAAACAGCACTGACGGCCTCCACTccccctctggagctggggacaAGCCTCCACAAGACAACGCTCCCTTCTAG
- the TPD52L2 gene encoding tumor protein D54 isoform X6, which translates to MESANQDINLNSPNKGLLADAMTDVPVDNAARGAAPEGLTLAEEEELRAELAKVEEEIGTLRQVLAAKERHCGELKRKLGLTPLDGLKQNLSKSWHDVQVSNAYLSASSTLEDWNEKLTQSEAYKKTQETLSQAGQKTSAALSNVGSVISRKLGDMRDFPIPLWLGVSEWAHSISHSLSGYSIRHSISMPAMRNSATFKSFEDRVGTIKSRVVGSRENSTDGLHSPSGAGDKPPQDNAPF; encoded by the exons ATGGAGAGCGCGAACCAGG ATATCAACCTTAACTCTCCCAACAAAGGTCTGCTGGCGGATGCCATGACAGATGTTCCCGTGGATAACGCGGCCCGGGGCGCTGCGCCCGAGGGATTGACTCTggccgaggaggaggagctgagaGCCGAGCTCGCCAAG GTTGAAGAAGAAATTGGTACTCTCAGGCAAGTTCTGGCTGCCAAAGAGAGGCACTGTGGAGAGCTGAAGAGGAAGCTGGGTCTGACTCCCTTGGATGGGCTGAAGCAAAACCTGTCCAAAAGCTGGCACGATGTCCAAGTTTCCAATGC ATATCTTTcagccagcagcacactggAGGACTGGAATGAAAAATTAACTCAATCAGAAGC TTATAAGAAGACCCAGGAAACCCTTTCCCAGGCGGGACAGAAGACTTCAGCAGCCCTTTCCAATGTAGGTTCTGTTATCAGCAGGAAGCTCGGTGACATGAG GGACTTTCCTATTCCACTGTGGCTGGGAGTATCTGAGTG ggctcacTCCATCTCACATTCCCTTAG CGGCTACTCCATCCGCCACTCGATAAGTATGCCAGCCATGAG GAATTCTGCAACCTTCAAGTCCTTTGAAGATAGAGTTGGGACCATAAAG TCCCGAGTGGTGGGCAGCAGGGAAAACAGCACTGACGGCCTCCACTccccctctggagctggggacaAGCCTCCACAAGACAACGCTCCCTTCTAG
- the TPD52L2 gene encoding tumor protein D54 isoform X12, which translates to MESANQDINLNSPNKGLLADAMTDVPVDNAARGAAPEGLTLAEEEELRAELAKVEEEIGTLRQVLAAKERHCGELKRKLGLTPLDGLKQNLSKSWHDVQVSNAYKKTQETLSQAGQKTSAALSNVGSVISRKLGDMRAHSISHSLSGYSIRHSISMPAMRNSATFKSFEDRVGTIKSRVVGSRENSTDGLHSPSGAGDKPPQDNAPF; encoded by the exons ATGGAGAGCGCGAACCAGG ATATCAACCTTAACTCTCCCAACAAAGGTCTGCTGGCGGATGCCATGACAGATGTTCCCGTGGATAACGCGGCCCGGGGCGCTGCGCCCGAGGGATTGACTCTggccgaggaggaggagctgagaGCCGAGCTCGCCAAG GTTGAAGAAGAAATTGGTACTCTCAGGCAAGTTCTGGCTGCCAAAGAGAGGCACTGTGGAGAGCTGAAGAGGAAGCTGGGTCTGACTCCCTTGGATGGGCTGAAGCAAAACCTGTCCAAAAGCTGGCACGATGTCCAAGTTTCCAATGC TTATAAGAAGACCCAGGAAACCCTTTCCCAGGCGGGACAGAAGACTTCAGCAGCCCTTTCCAATGTAGGTTCTGTTATCAGCAGGAAGCTCGGTGACATGAG ggctcacTCCATCTCACATTCCCTTAG CGGCTACTCCATCCGCCACTCGATAAGTATGCCAGCCATGAG GAATTCTGCAACCTTCAAGTCCTTTGAAGATAGAGTTGGGACCATAAAG TCCCGAGTGGTGGGCAGCAGGGAAAACAGCACTGACGGCCTCCACTccccctctggagctggggacaAGCCTCCACAAGACAACGCTCCCTTCTAG
- the TPD52L2 gene encoding tumor protein D54 isoform X14, with the protein MESANQDINLNSPNKGLLADAMTDVPVDNAARGAAPEGLTLAEEEELRAELAKVEEEIGTLRQVLAAKERHCGELKRKLGLTPLDGLKQNLSKSWHDVQVSNAYKKTQETLSQAGQKTSAALSNVGSVISRKLGDMSGYSIRHSISMPAMRNSATFKSFEDRVGTIKSRVVGSRENSTDGLHSPSGAGDKPPQDNAPF; encoded by the exons ATGGAGAGCGCGAACCAGG ATATCAACCTTAACTCTCCCAACAAAGGTCTGCTGGCGGATGCCATGACAGATGTTCCCGTGGATAACGCGGCCCGGGGCGCTGCGCCCGAGGGATTGACTCTggccgaggaggaggagctgagaGCCGAGCTCGCCAAG GTTGAAGAAGAAATTGGTACTCTCAGGCAAGTTCTGGCTGCCAAAGAGAGGCACTGTGGAGAGCTGAAGAGGAAGCTGGGTCTGACTCCCTTGGATGGGCTGAAGCAAAACCTGTCCAAAAGCTGGCACGATGTCCAAGTTTCCAATGC TTATAAGAAGACCCAGGAAACCCTTTCCCAGGCGGGACAGAAGACTTCAGCAGCCCTTTCCAATGTAGGTTCTGTTATCAGCAGGAAGCTCGGTGACATGAG CGGCTACTCCATCCGCCACTCGATAAGTATGCCAGCCATGAG GAATTCTGCAACCTTCAAGTCCTTTGAAGATAGAGTTGGGACCATAAAG TCCCGAGTGGTGGGCAGCAGGGAAAACAGCACTGACGGCCTCCACTccccctctggagctggggacaAGCCTCCACAAGACAACGCTCCCTTCTAG
- the TPD52L2 gene encoding tumor protein D54 isoform X15 has product MESANQDINLNSPNKGLLADAMTDVPVDNAARGAAPEGLTLAEEEELRAELAKVEEEIGTLRQVLAAKERHCGELKRKLGLTPLDGLKQNLSKSWHDVQVSNAYKKTQETLSQAGQKTSAALSNVGSVISRKLGDMRNSATFKSFEDRVGTIKSRVVGSRENSTDGLHSPSGAGDKPPQDNAPF; this is encoded by the exons ATGGAGAGCGCGAACCAGG ATATCAACCTTAACTCTCCCAACAAAGGTCTGCTGGCGGATGCCATGACAGATGTTCCCGTGGATAACGCGGCCCGGGGCGCTGCGCCCGAGGGATTGACTCTggccgaggaggaggagctgagaGCCGAGCTCGCCAAG GTTGAAGAAGAAATTGGTACTCTCAGGCAAGTTCTGGCTGCCAAAGAGAGGCACTGTGGAGAGCTGAAGAGGAAGCTGGGTCTGACTCCCTTGGATGGGCTGAAGCAAAACCTGTCCAAAAGCTGGCACGATGTCCAAGTTTCCAATGC TTATAAGAAGACCCAGGAAACCCTTTCCCAGGCGGGACAGAAGACTTCAGCAGCCCTTTCCAATGTAGGTTCTGTTATCAGCAGGAAGCTCGGTGACATGAG GAATTCTGCAACCTTCAAGTCCTTTGAAGATAGAGTTGGGACCATAAAG TCCCGAGTGGTGGGCAGCAGGGAAAACAGCACTGACGGCCTCCACTccccctctggagctggggacaAGCCTCCACAAGACAACGCTCCCTTCTAG